A region from the Natronoarchaeum mannanilyticum genome encodes:
- a CDS encoding nuclear transport factor 2 family protein — MDSPEELVRAFYDALDEHAYDDLRGLLDPEFVQERPDRTFEDREAFVAFMREDRPQTDTTHEIERVFVDEDRAAVQGRLLDSSGEELFRFADVHDVEDDRIVHLRTYTH; from the coding sequence ATGGACTCGCCCGAGGAGCTCGTCCGCGCGTTCTACGACGCGCTCGACGAGCACGCTTACGACGACCTGCGCGGGCTGCTCGACCCCGAGTTCGTCCAGGAACGCCCCGACCGGACGTTCGAGGACCGCGAGGCGTTCGTCGCGTTCATGCGCGAGGACCGCCCGCAGACCGACACGACCCACGAGATCGAGCGCGTGTTCGTCGACGAGGACCGGGCGGCCGTTCAGGGGCGGCTGCTCGACTCGTCGGGCGAGGAACTGTTCCGGTTCGCTGACGTCCACGACGTCGAGGACGACCGGATCGTCCACCTGCGTACGTACACGCACTGA
- the serS gene encoding serine--tRNA ligase → MLDRTLLREDPEQVRRAVEVKGVDGVDVDEIVALDEEWRDLKARGDELRHERNEVSRQIGEYKQSGEEEKAQEAIDRSQELKEELEEVEDRADELKDEIDERMLELPNIPHEDAPVGDDESDNVEVDRWGFDELRDLPDEVVPHYDLGEELDVLDFERGAKVSGGGFQFVKGEGARLEHALIQFMLDVHREQEYVDVLPPIPVNSRSMEGTGQLPKFAEDAYRVGARQDDEIEDDDLWLLPTAEVPVTNMYRDEILLDDDLPIKHQAFSPNFRREAGEHGTETRGYVRVHQFHKVELVNFVRPDESYDRLDELVEEAAEVLERLDLPYRVLEMCTGDMGFTQAKKYDIEVWAPGDDMDEGPEEGGRWLEVSSASNFEEFQARRAGLRYRPERHESADYLHTLNASGVAIPRVLVAILEYYQNDDGTVTVPEALRPYMGGQEVIEGHEPVGESAVGAGERE, encoded by the coding sequence ATGCTCGACAGAACGTTGCTCCGCGAGGACCCCGAGCAGGTGCGCCGCGCCGTCGAGGTGAAAGGCGTCGACGGCGTCGACGTCGACGAGATCGTCGCCCTCGACGAGGAGTGGCGCGACCTGAAGGCTCGCGGGGACGAGCTGCGCCACGAGCGCAACGAGGTCAGCCGGCAGATCGGCGAGTACAAGCAGTCCGGCGAGGAGGAGAAGGCCCAGGAGGCGATCGACCGCTCCCAGGAGCTCAAAGAGGAACTCGAGGAGGTCGAGGATCGCGCCGACGAGCTGAAAGACGAGATCGACGAGCGGATGCTCGAGCTCCCGAACATTCCCCACGAGGACGCGCCGGTCGGCGACGACGAATCGGACAACGTCGAGGTCGACCGCTGGGGATTCGACGAGCTGCGCGACCTGCCCGACGAGGTCGTCCCGCACTACGATCTGGGCGAGGAACTCGACGTGCTCGACTTCGAGCGCGGCGCGAAAGTCTCGGGCGGCGGGTTCCAGTTCGTCAAGGGCGAGGGCGCACGCTTAGAGCACGCGCTGATCCAGTTCATGCTCGACGTCCACCGCGAGCAGGAGTACGTCGACGTGCTGCCGCCGATCCCCGTCAACTCCCGATCGATGGAGGGGACCGGCCAGCTCCCGAAGTTCGCCGAGGACGCCTACCGCGTCGGCGCGCGGCAGGACGACGAGATCGAGGACGACGACCTCTGGCTCCTGCCGACCGCGGAGGTGCCGGTCACCAACATGTACCGCGACGAGATCCTGCTCGACGACGATCTCCCGATCAAGCACCAGGCGTTCTCGCCGAACTTCCGGCGCGAGGCCGGCGAGCACGGCACCGAAACCCGAGGATACGTTCGCGTCCACCAGTTCCACAAGGTCGAACTCGTCAACTTCGTCCGCCCCGACGAGAGCTACGACCGCCTCGACGAACTGGTAGAGGAGGCCGCCGAGGTGCTCGAACGCCTCGACCTTCCCTACCGCGTGCTGGAGATGTGCACGGGAGATATGGGCTTCACGCAGGCCAAGAAGTACGACATCGAGGTCTGGGCGCCCGGCGACGACATGGACGAGGGCCCCGAGGAGGGCGGGCGCTGGCTCGAAGTCTCCTCGGCGTCGAACTTCGAGGAGTTCCAGGCCCGGCGCGCCGGCCTCCGCTACCGGCCCGAGCGCCACGAATCGGCCGACTACCTCCACACGCTCAACGCCTCCGGCGTCGCGATCCCGCGGGTGCTGGTCGCGATTCTGGAGTACTACCAGAACGACGACGGCACCGTGACGGTGCCCGAGGCGCTCCGCCCCTACATGGGCGGTCAGGAGGTCATCGAAGGCCACGAACCGGTCGGCGAGTCCGCCGTCGGCGCCGGCGAGCGGGAGTAG
- a CDS encoding MBL fold metallo-hydrolase, with the protein MAAGDVFEVTTGNCEDLHYVDTGMYDSPEYGSVYVLDAERPAVIDTGLGTNYERVVDAIEAVGLALADIEVIAVTHVHLDHAGGAGFLARDCPNADVYVHEIGARHLVDPERLVEGTKRAVGDQWQYYVEPRPIAEDRIVELSDGDAIDLGDHELVAHHAPGHAPHQVVFEDPANDAAFTADAAGIWVPSLDRIEPTSPPSNFDLEAAIDDVEMLQELGVETLLFGHFGPCPADGVLDEYADVIAEWVGAVEDEREERGDDEAVVEHFAETVDPELIEIWGEHKTRAEAAMNVRGVLGYLDSS; encoded by the coding sequence ATGGCAGCAGGCGACGTCTTCGAGGTGACGACCGGGAACTGCGAGGACTTGCACTACGTCGACACCGGGATGTACGACTCGCCCGAGTACGGCTCGGTGTACGTGCTCGACGCCGAGCGCCCCGCGGTGATCGATACGGGGCTCGGCACGAACTACGAGCGCGTCGTCGACGCGATCGAGGCGGTCGGGCTCGCGCTCGCCGACATCGAGGTGATCGCGGTCACGCACGTCCACCTCGACCACGCGGGCGGCGCGGGCTTTCTCGCGCGGGACTGCCCGAACGCCGACGTGTACGTCCACGAGATCGGCGCGCGCCACCTCGTCGACCCCGAGCGCCTCGTCGAGGGAACGAAGCGCGCAGTCGGCGACCAATGGCAGTACTACGTCGAACCGCGCCCGATCGCCGAGGATCGGATCGTCGAACTCTCGGACGGCGACGCGATCGATCTGGGCGATCACGAACTGGTCGCCCACCACGCGCCGGGCCACGCGCCCCATCAGGTCGTCTTCGAGGACCCCGCGAACGACGCGGCGTTCACCGCGGACGCCGCGGGCATCTGGGTGCCCTCGCTCGACCGGATCGAGCCGACGTCGCCGCCCTCGAACTTCGATCTGGAGGCGGCGATCGACGACGTCGAGATGCTGCAGGAACTCGGCGTCGAGACGCTGCTGTTCGGCCACTTCGGGCCGTGTCCGGCCGACGGCGTGCTCGACGAGTACGCCGACGTGATCGCGGAGTGGGTCGGCGCCGTCGAGGACGAGCGCGAAGAGCGGGGCGACGACGAGGCCGTCGTCGAGCACTTCGCCGAGACCGTCGACCCGGAACTGATCGAGATCTGGGGCGAGCACAAGACGCGAGCGGAGGCGGCGATGAACGTCCGGGGCGTGCTGGGATACCTCGACTCGTCGTAA
- a CDS encoding long-chain fatty acid--CoA ligase — protein MNWREAERDFSDEVVGMTTLPRMFEASAERNENRPAQRYKGGIYDRSLTETVLPAAPDGEFRSIPYAEMRDIVHHLAAGFRDLGVEAGTRVGIFADTRMEWAQSDFALLAAGGVVTTVYTGSSPRQVQYLLDDPGAEGVVVENEELLDRVLAVEDELDLEFIVVMDEVDRRDEAFDRDDVLTLADVHDRGAELFDPDEYEGWLDERDPEDLASLIYTSGTTGQPKGVELTHANFRSNVNQVYTRYGPRPDKGDVPAIDQETRTVSFLPLAHVFERLAGHFLMFAAGACVGYAESSDTVQEDFQAVGPTTATSVPRVYEKMYDAIREQARESDLKARIFEWATDVGRAYHEADSPGIALEAKRKVADKLVFGQVKEALGGEVEFFISGGGSLSAELCALYHGMGLPIYEGYGLTETAPVVAVNPPEEPKVGTIGPPVVDVDVRIDRSIVSQEKYEDRPGEVGELLVRGPNVTAGYWNKPEETESAFVSDAALADAADAAATAEDGGPGSEPTEADGGTAGTDADDRWFRTGDVVHRRPDDYIEFEERAKQILVLSTGKNVAPAPIEDAFASSEVVEQCMVVGDGRKFVSAIVVPNLDGLRKWADREGIDLPDDEDELADDERVRERIQREVDEVNENFESYETIKKFRLVGQEFTENNDLMTPTMKKKRRNIIDRFEAEIDSMYE, from the coding sequence ATGAACTGGCGAGAGGCGGAACGGGACTTTTCGGACGAGGTAGTCGGGATGACGACGCTCCCCCGGATGTTCGAGGCGAGCGCCGAGCGCAACGAGAACCGGCCCGCCCAGCGCTACAAGGGCGGGATCTACGACCGATCGCTGACCGAGACGGTGCTCCCGGCGGCGCCCGACGGCGAGTTCCGGTCGATCCCCTACGCAGAGATGCGCGATATCGTCCACCACCTCGCGGCCGGATTCCGCGATCTGGGCGTCGAAGCCGGAACGCGCGTCGGCATCTTCGCCGACACGCGCATGGAGTGGGCACAGTCCGACTTCGCGCTGCTGGCGGCGGGCGGCGTCGTCACGACGGTCTACACCGGCTCGTCGCCCCGGCAGGTCCAGTACCTGCTCGACGACCCCGGCGCGGAGGGCGTCGTCGTCGAGAACGAGGAGCTGTTGGATCGCGTGCTGGCCGTCGAGGACGAACTCGATCTGGAGTTCATCGTCGTGATGGACGAGGTCGACAGGCGCGACGAGGCGTTCGACCGCGACGACGTCCTGACGCTGGCGGACGTCCACGATCGGGGCGCCGAGCTGTTCGATCCCGACGAGTACGAGGGCTGGCTCGACGAGCGCGACCCCGAGGATCTGGCGAGCCTGATCTACACGTCGGGGACGACCGGCCAGCCCAAGGGCGTCGAGCTCACCCACGCCAACTTCCGGTCGAACGTCAATCAGGTGTACACCCGGTACGGCCCGCGCCCGGACAAGGGCGACGTGCCCGCAATCGACCAGGAGACCCGCACCGTCTCCTTTCTCCCGCTCGCGCACGTGTTCGAGCGCCTCGCGGGACACTTCCTGATGTTCGCGGCCGGCGCCTGCGTGGGCTACGCCGAGAGTTCCGACACGGTACAGGAGGACTTCCAGGCCGTCGGGCCGACGACCGCCACGAGCGTGCCGCGCGTGTACGAGAAGATGTACGACGCGATCCGCGAGCAGGCCCGCGAGTCGGATCTCAAGGCCCGAATCTTCGAGTGGGCGACCGACGTCGGCCGGGCGTACCACGAGGCCGACTCGCCGGGCATCGCGCTGGAAGCTAAGCGCAAAGTCGCCGACAAGCTCGTGTTCGGCCAGGTCAAGGAGGCGCTGGGCGGCGAGGTCGAGTTCTTCATCAGCGGCGGCGGCAGCCTCTCGGCGGAACTCTGCGCGCTGTACCACGGGATGGGCCTGCCGATCTACGAGGGGTACGGGCTCACCGAGACCGCGCCCGTCGTCGCCGTCAACCCGCCGGAGGAGCCCAAGGTAGGAACGATCGGCCCGCCGGTCGTCGACGTCGACGTGCGGATCGACCGGTCGATCGTCTCCCAGGAGAAGTACGAGGATCGACCGGGAGAAGTCGGCGAGCTACTCGTCAGGGGGCCGAACGTCACCGCGGGCTACTGGAACAAGCCCGAGGAAACCGAATCGGCGTTCGTCTCGGACGCGGCGCTCGCCGACGCCGCCGACGCCGCGGCGACCGCCGAGGACGGCGGGCCCGGTTCCGAACCGACCGAGGCCGACGGGGGAACGGCGGGAACCGACGCCGACGACCGCTGGTTCCGCACCGGCGACGTGGTCCACCGCCGCCCGGACGACTACATCGAGTTCGAGGAGCGCGCCAAGCAGATCCTGGTGCTCTCGACGGGCAAGAACGTCGCCCCGGCGCCGATCGAGGACGCGTTCGCTTCCAGCGAGGTCGTCGAGCAGTGCATGGTCGTCGGCGACGGCCGCAAGTTCGTCTCCGCGATCGTCGTTCCGAATCTCGACGGGCTGCGCAAGTGGGCCGACCGCGAGGGGATCGACCTGCCCGACGACGAGGACGAGCTGGCCGACGACGAGCGCGTCCGCGAGCGCATCCAGCGGGAGGTCGACGAGGTCAACGAGAACTTCGAGAGCTACGAGACGATCAAGAAGTTCCGGCTGGTCGGCCAGGAGTTCACCGAGAACAACGACCTGATGACGCCGACGATGAAGAAGAAACGCCGGAACATCATCGACCGATTCGAGGCCGAGATCGACTCGATGTACGAGTAA
- a CDS encoding long-chain fatty acid--CoA ligase, with translation MSWRDAEREYEDEVTELTTLPRTFEAAADRHSDRTAQQYKGGIYDRSLAGVAVDPAPDGEYAAISYDEMRDVVRNLAAGFRDLGVEAGDRIGIFADTRMEWAQSDFALLAAGGVVTTIYEGSSADQVEYLLDDPGATGVVVESQDHLERVLRVADDLDVEFAVSMDELDPEYREEEGVYTLAEVYERGADRFDADAYESWLDERELADLATLIYTSGTTGQPKGVELTHRNLRANVTQIYRRVAPRPDRDASLPSIDHETRAVSYLPLAHVYERTVGHFLMFAVGASVAYAESPDTLRDDFQAIRPTAATSVPRVYEKMYDAIREQAQESDLKARIFEWATDVSQAYQREERPGLGLKLKIKVADRLVFSDVRDALGGQLELMNSGGGTLSPELCQLYHGMGLPIYEGYGLTETAPVVSTNPPEDVKVGTIGPPLPGVDVRIDTSVVPEGEFTDAIGEVGELLVKGPNVTAGYWNKPDKTEAAFTEIDGERWFRTGDIVQQRPDDYLVFRERVKQILVLSTGKNVAPAPIEDAFASSEVVEQCLVVGDGRKFVGALIVPNVEGLRKWADREGFDLPATDQLIDDERVRERIQREVDKINEQFEAHERIKQFRLVGQEFTEDNDLMTPTMKKKRRNILERFDEQVEDIYESAEESDSEPAPAE, from the coding sequence ATGAGCTGGCGTGACGCGGAACGGGAGTACGAGGACGAGGTAACGGAACTGACCACGCTCCCGCGGACGTTCGAGGCGGCCGCGGATCGCCACAGCGACCGGACGGCCCAGCAGTACAAGGGCGGCATCTACGACCGGTCGCTCGCCGGCGTCGCGGTCGACCCGGCGCCCGACGGCGAGTACGCCGCCATCTCCTACGACGAGATGCGCGACGTGGTCCGGAATCTCGCGGCGGGCTTTCGCGATCTGGGCGTCGAGGCCGGCGATCGCATCGGCATCTTCGCCGACACGCGCATGGAGTGGGCCCAGTCCGACTTCGCGCTGCTGGCGGCGGGCGGCGTCGTCACGACGATCTACGAGGGCTCCTCGGCCGACCAGGTCGAGTACCTGCTCGACGATCCGGGCGCGACCGGCGTCGTCGTCGAATCCCAGGACCACCTCGAACGCGTGCTGCGAGTGGCCGACGATCTCGACGTCGAGTTCGCGGTCTCGATGGACGAGCTCGACCCCGAGTACCGCGAGGAAGAGGGCGTGTACACGCTCGCCGAGGTGTACGAGCGGGGCGCCGACCGGTTCGACGCCGACGCCTACGAGTCGTGGCTCGACGAGCGAGAGCTGGCGGATCTGGCGACGCTGATCTACACGTCGGGGACGACCGGCCAGCCCAAAGGCGTCGAGCTCACCCACCGGAACCTGCGGGCGAACGTCACCCAGATCTACCGGCGGGTCGCTCCCCGCCCGGATCGGGACGCCTCGCTGCCCTCGATCGACCACGAGACCCGAGCGGTCTCGTATCTCCCGCTGGCGCACGTGTACGAGCGCACAGTCGGTCACTTCCTGATGTTCGCGGTCGGCGCGAGCGTCGCGTACGCCGAGAGCCCGGACACGCTGCGCGACGACTTCCAGGCGATCCGGCCGACCGCGGCGACGAGCGTCCCGCGCGTGTACGAGAAGATGTACGACGCGATCCGCGAGCAGGCCCAGGAGTCGGATCTCAAGGCCCGGATCTTCGAGTGGGCGACCGACGTCAGCCAGGCCTACCAGCGCGAGGAGCGTCCCGGCCTCGGGCTGAAGCTCAAGATAAAAGTCGCCGACAGGCTGGTGTTCTCGGACGTCCGCGACGCGCTGGGCGGCCAGCTGGAGCTGATGAACAGCGGCGGCGGGACGCTCTCGCCGGAGCTGTGCCAGCTCTACCACGGGATGGGCCTGCCGATCTACGAGGGGTACGGACTCACCGAGACCGCGCCCGTCGTCTCGACGAACCCGCCGGAGGACGTCAAGGTCGGGACGATCGGCCCGCCGCTGCCCGGCGTCGACGTGCGGATCGACACGTCGGTCGTGCCGGAGGGGGAGTTCACCGACGCGATCGGCGAGGTCGGCGAGCTGCTCGTCAAGGGGCCGAACGTCACCGCGGGGTACTGGAACAAGCCCGACAAGACCGAGGCGGCCTTTACCGAAATCGACGGCGAGCGCTGGTTCCGCACCGGCGACATCGTCCAGCAGCGCCCCGACGACTATCTGGTGTTCCGCGAGCGCGTCAAGCAGATCCTCGTGCTGTCGACGGGCAAGAACGTCGCGCCGGCGCCGATCGAGGACGCCTTCGCCTCCAGCGAGGTCGTCGAGCAGTGTCTCGTCGTCGGCGACGGCCGCAAGTTCGTCGGCGCGCTGATCGTCCCGAACGTCGAGGGGCTGCGCAAGTGGGCCGACCGCGAGGGGTTCGACCTGCCCGCGACCGACCAGCTGATCGACGACGAGCGCGTCCGCGAGCGCATCCAGCGGGAGGTCGACAAGATCAACGAGCAGTTCGAGGCCCACGAGCGGATCAAGCAGTTCCGGCTGGTCGGCCAGGAGTTCACCGAGGACAACGACCTCATGACGCCCACGATGAAAAAGAAGCGCCGAAACATTCTGGAGCGGTTCGACGAGCAGGTCGAAGACATCTACGAGAGCGCGGAGGAGTCCGACTCCGAACCCGCGCCCGCGGAGTGA
- a CDS encoding cation:proton antiporter — MIGTLVPLQEAGGQSNVVIVVAAIIAVGIGAQVIADRFQVPSVLFLILAGVAMGPEGFDVIHFAPDTLSAIVGISVAIIVFEGAFHLKLDKVRTAPNAALKLVTIGAAIAFLATSAAVHFLLDAAWDISLLIGALLVATGPTVITPILEVVPVRDRVAAAMEVEGIVNDVTAAILAIVVFKGVTAERLENVQFLSLFFERLGAGLIVGGVVALVLWYLFEHVDLSRGSAPQSARLLTLAGAIVAYAAANTIAKEAGVAAAATAGILLGNADVPYEEQIEEFKGDMTLIVLSFVFIALAAQIEFSTLAEVGWRGLVVVVLVGLVIRPALAWISTAGDRFTRNERLFVGLVGPRGIIPASVATLFALELQTLAADTNNPVYAAEADLLLGTVFLTILLTVVFQGGLARRIAEALDVLPMRVLIVGGGRVGLALAERLEDRGENVVIVDDRKESIENARELGYTVHQGDGTNSEVLADAGADHAKSVIAATGNDDANLLIAQLAESKFGVDRVIARVNEPTNVDAFEDLGVETVSSSLATAWAIDNRIERPALSNWMTELGRSGDVQEIEVTAEDLTGQTIDDLDDEIPNGAIIALVSRNGDSHIPDPEFTLEYGDHLTVIGRNEAVETALERWHPHD; from the coding sequence GTGATCGGGACGCTGGTCCCGCTACAGGAGGCCGGCGGCCAGTCGAACGTCGTCATCGTCGTCGCCGCGATCATCGCCGTCGGCATCGGGGCGCAGGTGATCGCCGACCGGTTCCAGGTGCCCAGCGTGCTGTTTCTGATCCTGGCGGGCGTCGCCATGGGGCCGGAGGGGTTCGACGTCATCCACTTCGCGCCCGACACGCTCTCGGCGATCGTCGGCATCAGCGTCGCGATCATCGTGTTCGAGGGGGCCTTCCACCTCAAGCTCGACAAGGTCCGGACGGCGCCGAACGCGGCGCTCAAACTGGTCACGATCGGCGCCGCGATCGCCTTTCTGGCCACCAGCGCCGCCGTCCACTTCCTGCTTGACGCCGCGTGGGACATCTCGCTGCTCATCGGCGCCCTGCTGGTCGCGACCGGGCCGACCGTCATCACGCCGATCCTCGAAGTCGTCCCCGTCCGGGATCGAGTGGCCGCCGCCATGGAGGTCGAGGGGATCGTCAACGACGTGACGGCGGCGATCCTCGCGATCGTCGTGTTCAAGGGCGTCACCGCCGAGCGCCTGGAGAACGTCCAGTTCCTCTCGCTGTTCTTCGAGCGGCTGGGCGCCGGGCTGATCGTCGGCGGCGTCGTCGCGCTCGTGCTGTGGTACCTCTTCGAGCACGTCGACCTCTCGCGAGGGAGCGCCCCCCAGAGCGCCCGCTTACTGACGCTGGCGGGCGCGATCGTCGCCTACGCCGCGGCCAACACCATCGCCAAGGAGGCCGGCGTCGCCGCCGCGGCGACGGCCGGCATCCTGCTGGGCAACGCCGACGTTCCCTACGAGGAGCAGATCGAGGAGTTCAAGGGCGACATGACGCTGATCGTGCTGTCGTTCGTGTTCATCGCGCTGGCCGCCCAGATCGAGTTCTCCACGCTCGCGGAGGTCGGCTGGCGCGGGCTGGTGGTGGTCGTCCTCGTCGGGCTGGTGATCCGCCCGGCGCTGGCGTGGATCTCGACCGCGGGCGATCGGTTCACCAGGAACGAGCGGCTGTTCGTGGGGCTGGTCGGGCCGCGCGGGATCATCCCGGCGTCGGTCGCGACCCTGTTCGCGCTCGAACTGCAGACGCTGGCGGCCGACACCAACAACCCGGTGTACGCCGCGGAGGCCGACCTGCTGCTGGGCACAGTTTTCCTGACAATCCTGCTGACGGTCGTCTTCCAGGGCGGCCTCGCCAGGCGGATCGCGGAAGCACTTGACGTACTACCAATGCGCGTACTCATCGTCGGAGGCGGTCGCGTGGGCCTCGCGCTCGCCGAGCGCCTCGAAGATCGCGGAGAGAACGTCGTCATCGTCGACGACAGGAAGGAGAGCATCGAAAACGCCCGCGAACTCGGGTACACCGTCCACCAGGGCGACGGGACCAACTCGGAGGTCCTCGCGGACGCCGGCGCCGACCACGCCAAATCGGTCATCGCCGCGACCGGCAACGACGACGCCAACCTGCTGATCGCCCAGCTCGCCGAGTCGAAGTTCGGCGTCGACCGGGTGATCGCCCGCGTCAACGAACCGACGAACGTCGACGCGTTCGAGGATCTCGGCGTCGAGACCGTCTCCTCGTCGCTGGCGACCGCGTGGGCGATCGACAACCGGATCGAGCGACCCGCGCTGTCGAACTGGATGACAGAACTCGGTCGCAGCGGCGACGTCCAGGAGATCGAAGTGACCGCGGAGGATCTGACGGGCCAGACGATCGACGATCTCGACGACGAGATCCCCAACGGCGCCATCATCGCGCTGGTGAGTCGGAACGGCGACAGCCACATTCCCGACCCCGAGTTCACGCTGGAGTACGGCGACCACCTCACGGTGATCGGTCGGAACGAGGCCGTCGAGACGGCGCTCGAACGCTGGCATCCCCACGACTAA
- a CDS encoding cyclase family protein: MTTYDLSQPLDGEGTVYPGDPAVSVTPHATHERDGYRVSELALGSHGGTHVDAPSHILPDGRDLDEFDLATFAFDAARIDCTDAAAREPINRDAVAAAPTDADLLVVRTGWSEHWGTDRYLDHPYLSPDAAAWLAERGFHVGVDTPNVDPTPRQESTAERTDEAEGFPAHRALLGNDRVLVENLTGLGAPPERFELCAYPLPIPDADGAPARAVARVDDP; this comes from the coding sequence GTGACGACGTACGATCTCTCCCAGCCCCTCGACGGCGAGGGAACGGTCTACCCCGGCGATCCGGCGGTGTCCGTGACGCCACACGCCACCCACGAACGCGACGGCTACCGCGTCAGCGAACTCGCGCTGGGCAGCCACGGCGGCACGCACGTCGACGCGCCGAGCCACATCCTCCCGGACGGCCGCGACCTCGACGAGTTCGACCTCGCGACGTTCGCGTTCGACGCCGCCCGGATCGACTGCACCGACGCCGCCGCCCGCGAGCCGATCAACCGCGACGCGGTCGCGGCGGCGCCGACCGACGCCGATCTGCTGGTCGTCCGGACCGGCTGGAGCGAGCACTGGGGAACCGATCGCTACCTCGATCATCCGTACCTCTCGCCGGATGCCGCGGCGTGGCTCGCGGAGCGGGGATTTCACGTCGGCGTCGATACGCCGAACGTCGATCCGACGCCGCGACAGGAGTCGACTGCGGAACGAACGGACGAAGCGGAGGGGTTCCCCGCCCACCGCGCGCTGCTCGGGAACGATCGCGTCCTCGTGGAAAATCTCACAGGTCTCGGGGCGCCGCCCGAGCGCTTCGAACTGTGTGCCTATCCCCTGCCGATTCCGGACGCCGACGGCGCGCCGGCGCGGGCGGTAGCGCGAGTCGACGACCCGTAA
- a CDS encoding response regulator produces MASDDDQIDILLIEPNAADTRLFTEQFKDAKLTNNLHAVSDGEAALEFVRQRGDYSETPRPDLVLLEPNLPGKSGRDVLSELNGDPELSEIPVVVLTSSDAEEEIVKSHGLDADHFIRKPVETEEFIDFVRTIEDFWLAIVQKSAAGD; encoded by the coding sequence ATGGCCTCGGACGACGACCAGATCGACATCCTCCTGATCGAGCCGAACGCCGCCGACACCCGCCTGTTCACGGAGCAGTTCAAGGACGCCAAACTCACCAACAACCTCCACGCCGTCTCCGACGGCGAGGCCGCGCTCGAGTTCGTCCGCCAGCGCGGCGACTACTCTGAGACGCCTCGGCCCGATCTCGTACTGCTCGAACCGAACCTGCCCGGAAAGAGCGGCAGAGACGTGCTCTCCGAACTGAACGGCGATCCGGAACTGAGCGAGATCCCCGTCGTGGTGCTGACGAGTTCGGACGCCGAAGAGGAGATCGTCAAATCACACGGGCTCGACGCCGATCACTTCATCCGCAAGCCGGTCGAGACCGAGGAGTTCATCGACTTCGTGCGGACGATCGAGGACTTCTGGCTCGCGATCGTCCAGAAGTCGGCGGCCGGCGACTGA